TCCCATGGTCGCGCGGGTCAATGATATTAACCTCGTGACCCCGAGACCGATACCAAAGCGGTTCATTTGAAATATAAGCAAACATGGCATCAACCTTGCCATCGACGAGTTCTCCGAACTGGTAATTATGCTGTTTCCATTTGACCTTGTTAAGATTACCCAGTGCTTTGAGAATCATCGCCTTGACCGGGGCGTCGCCGTTTCCCGCTGAATCGACCATCAATGTTTTGCCAAGCAAGTCGAACGGCGTTCGCAACCCTGATGAACGAAGCGTCAGAAATACCAGCGGCGAATGCTGGAAAATTTGAGAAAGCATAACGACCGGCTTGCCCTGAAGGCGTGATAACAGCAACCCAGAATCGGCAACGCCATATTCCGCATTTCCACTGATTACCTCTTCTATATTATCTTTCTTGGGATCACGTTCGACGATTTCAACATCCAAGCCTTCTTCGCGGTAGAAACCTTTTTCTTTCGCTGCGTAATAACCTGCAAATTGAAATTGGTGAAACCACTTAAGCTGAATTTTGACTTTCTCAAGTTCCTGGGCTTGGCCCGCCAGAGGGCACAGCAACACTCCAAATATGAGGGCAAAATATGCTAGCGCTGTTTTCATATATATATATTTCCAACATGTTTAGCGAAAAAATGTACGAATATCTTATTTAGTCTTTGCCGAATTTCAACTCAAATGAAATGGCCAGGTCGATCATCATTTCCGCGTGGAAAAATCCCTTTGGCTTAGTGACAGATTTGCCGAAATCTCGCTCCAATCGGTTGTAAGGTTAATCACCCCGGCTCAGGAAAAGGTTCGGGTTCGATGCATAGCCACTGGTAAAACGACGGTATTCTACACGTTCCAGAACCCGAACGATGTTCAACATGACATCCAAACAATTAGAACCGAAACCATAAAATGTAGCGGGCTGGGTCTCATCTTCCCTCTCGTAATATTACAGATAGCCGGTTGCCCAGAAAAATTAGGTCTTATCAACAGTGTAAGGAGAGGCACTCAGGAATACGAGTATATTTTGCAGCGTACTAATACCGTGGTCGCCCCTGGCAAGACCGAAAGTAATCGCAATAGACCGTCACAGGGGGAATTATTAGTCGGACTTGCCAACTTTAACGGTCGTTCCGAGCTCCCCAGCCAAGTACAGTTTTTTAAGGCCGATGGCGATAAACGTCAAAATCAAGTGTGGAACATAGACCAGATAAAAATAGAAGATCGTCTATATGAACAGTTCAGTACTGCCAATCCATTGCTAATTTTAAAACGGTTTAGAAAATTTTGCTGATGTATACACGGTATTGATCCTAACAATTCGAACGTTACGCCGTATTGGGAGCGAACAAAGGAAAAATCTCAGAATCGGAATACTTCTGAAAACGTCGCAATCTACCATATATTTTTGGAGTTATCAGACTGGGCTAATAGCGGGTTCTACCGCCCTGGCACTTTAACGGAGTAGGTTTTGGCAGCAGTTCCGTGAACCTTGTCATGGGCACGAATGCGGACCTCTTTAACTCCACCCGGAATCTTCACGCCTGAGAGACTCCGCGTAAAAGGCTGCTCATTCACGTGAGGATGATAAAGCGTTCTCACCCCAAGCACCATTCCATCGGGCCCAACAACTTCCCATCCATCAGCATAGTGCTTCCAACCGGTGTCACCGTGCTTCAGCGTCACGCTAAAGCTGTAGACCCCAGGAGAATTTTGCGACGCCCGGACTTTGACGATTTCGACATCACCAGCAAGGGCCGGCTGAACAGCCATTCCAAGTAATATAATTGCGGTCAAAATGTATCTCATGAGATAAAG
This Rhodospirillaceae bacterium DNA region includes the following protein-coding sequences:
- a CDS encoding ABC transporter substrate-binding protein, translating into MKTALAYFALIFGVLLCPLAGQAQELEKVKIQLKWFHQFQFAGYYAAKEKGFYREEGLDVEIVERDPKKDNIEEVISGNAEYGVADSGLLLSRLQGKPVVMLSQIFQHSPLVFLTLRSSGLRTPFDLLGKTLMVDSAGNGDAPVKAMILKALGNLNKVKWKQHNYQFGELVDGKVDAMFAYISNEPLWYRSRGHEVNIIDPRDHGIDFYGDNLFASEKETREHPERVEKFLRASHKGWKYALENKDEIIDLILQKYNENSKRSRQHLTYEAGEIEKLINHKFVEIGHYEASRFKKLWKFIQNLGSPTPKTSVGSFSTRQKNLLSF